GGGGGAAGATTGCGGTTATCAAGCCTTTATGGCATCGGTGGATGTCCTCATCATGGGGCGCAAGACCTATGAACAGGTTCTATCTTTTGGGGAGTGGCCCTACGGTCAAACCCGAGTCATTGTCTTGAGTCAAAGCCCTATCAAATTCCCTGACCACTTACCTACCTGCATTACACACTCAGCAGAAACCCCACCCATGCTCTACAACCGTCTCGCCAAGGAAGGTGCCCAGCATTTATATATAGATGGTGGGGTGACCATCCAGAGATTTTTGGCAGCGGGCCTGATTGATAAACTCACCATCACCGTGATTCCTATTCTGTTAGGTGACGGGATACCTCTATTCGGTTCCTTGGCAAAGGATCTGCAGCTGACTCACCTCAGCTCCCACACCTATGACTTTGGATTTGTCCAACTTAAA
The Acaryochloris marina S15 genome window above contains:
- a CDS encoding dihydrofolate reductase family protein encodes the protein MSTKVSVFIATSLDGFIARKNGDIDWLDDANATVPEGEDCGYQAFMASVDVLIMGRKTYEQVLSFGEWPYGQTRVIVLSQSPIKFPDHLPTCITHSAETPPMLYNRLAKEGAQHLYIDGGVTIQRFLAAGLIDKLTITVIPILLGDGIPLFGSLAKDLQLTHLSSHTYDFGFVQLKYAVP